In the Candidatus Binatus sp. genome, one interval contains:
- a CDS encoding nucleoside 2-deoxyribosyltransferase produces MRALLKIYLAGPLFTIAERRFNRELTREIGAALPRCEVILPQLRAGKYIVDGKMDFDAIVRDCIEQIDHADAVIAMLDGSDSDSGTAWECGYAHARDKPIIGVRTDLRGSEDDGLNAMLRRTCRVVIAFPATREKIRPLAREIVGAISRVFETKTH; encoded by the coding sequence ATGCGCGCGCTATTGAAAATCTATCTGGCGGGTCCGCTGTTCACGATTGCGGAGCGTCGCTTCAATCGCGAACTCACGCGCGAAATCGGCGCCGCGCTCCCGCGATGCGAAGTGATTCTGCCGCAACTGCGCGCTGGAAAGTACATCGTTGATGGCAAGATGGATTTCGACGCGATCGTGCGCGACTGTATCGAGCAGATCGATCACGCTGACGCTGTAATTGCGATGCTCGACGGCAGCGATTCGGATTCCGGCACGGCGTGGGAATGCGGCTACGCGCACGCGCGCGATAAACCAATCATTGGAGTAAGGACCGATTTGCGCGGCTCCGAAGATGACGGCCTCAACGCGATGCTGCGGCGCACGTGTCGCGTGGTGATCGCGTTTCCCGCGACGCGCGAAAAAATCAGGCCGCTCGCGCGCGAAATCGTCGGCGCGATCTCGCGAGTCTTCGAAACAAAAACGCACTGA
- the cyoE gene encoding heme o synthase, protein MNSKVAIAASELTLPRGGVTEYFELTKARVVLMVLVTTLAGFYLGGRSGFDPMLALNLMLGTALCAGGTLALNQFVERDTDALMERTRHRPLPEGRMRPAEALAFGSIATAAGFIYLLLTTNLLCALVTAAITVVYLGAYTPLKRFTWMCNVVGAIPGALPPVAGWAAARGNVAAEPLVLFGIMFLWQLPHTFAVARMYRADYARAGIHLLPRDSAHGGNPSNAVVIGASLALIAVGMMPTLLGFAGLPYLVIGTALSVGMLVFGYMMVAHPDRPQAARRLLLASLIYLPVVLLVLVLDRV, encoded by the coding sequence ATGAATTCCAAGGTTGCCATCGCTGCATCGGAATTGACGCTGCCGCGCGGCGGCGTCACAGAATATTTCGAGCTGACCAAGGCGCGCGTCGTCCTGATGGTGCTCGTCACGACGCTTGCCGGCTTCTATCTCGGCGGGCGCTCGGGCTTCGATCCGATGCTCGCGTTGAATCTGATGCTTGGCACCGCGCTTTGCGCGGGCGGCACGCTTGCGCTGAATCAATTCGTCGAGCGCGACACCGATGCGCTGATGGAACGCACGCGGCATCGCCCGTTGCCGGAAGGAAGGATGCGCCCGGCCGAAGCGCTGGCATTTGGCTCGATAGCTACTGCGGCGGGATTCATATACTTGCTTTTGACTACTAACTTGCTATGCGCACTAGTCACCGCAGCAATCACAGTAGTTTACCTGGGTGCATATACTCCGCTTAAGCGGTTCACCTGGATGTGCAACGTCGTCGGCGCGATTCCGGGCGCCCTGCCGCCGGTCGCGGGCTGGGCCGCCGCGCGCGGGAACGTCGCGGCCGAACCGCTAGTGCTCTTCGGGATCATGTTCTTGTGGCAACTGCCGCACACTTTCGCCGTCGCGCGGATGTACCGCGCCGACTATGCGCGCGCGGGGATTCATCTGCTGCCGCGTGATTCGGCGCACGGCGGCAATCCGTCGAATGCGGTCGTCATCGGCGCAAGCCTCGCGCTGATCGCAGTCGGAATGATGCCGACGCTGCTCGGCTTCGCTGGATTGCCTTATCTCGTAATCGGCACTGCGCTCAGCGTCGGAATGCTGGTGTTCGGCTACATGATGGTCGCTCATCCCGACCGACCGCAGGCTGCGCGCCGCTTGTTGCTGGCATCCCTAATTTATTTGCCGGTAGTTTTGCTCGTGTTGGTGCTCGACCGCGTATGA
- a CDS encoding alpha/beta fold hydrolase, with translation MNTTQKLLNGKFSLEMQVYGSGAPLLFIHGAGGLNPVEPFLEELGKDFKVYAPQFPGYGESTGNEYIDDVADAVLFFHELMDELGIPEANIMGHSMGGMLAAEVAAFDVHRAKKLVLVCPAGFWIDETPIPDFFAAQLDEIAGLLFHDPKSPAAQMMTAIPSDFKALETMYVERVKRLATASKFLWPIPDRGLKKRAYRIKAPTLLLWGDDDKLIPAVYAKEFTSRIKNSRVEMIKDAGHMIMYEQQAPFVAAVKKFLKG, from the coding sequence ATGAACACCACGCAGAAATTGCTAAACGGAAAATTCTCGCTCGAGATGCAGGTGTACGGGAGTGGCGCGCCGCTCCTGTTCATCCACGGCGCCGGGGGTCTAAACCCGGTCGAGCCGTTCCTCGAGGAGCTCGGCAAGGACTTCAAGGTTTACGCGCCGCAGTTCCCCGGCTACGGCGAATCGACCGGCAACGAATATATCGATGACGTCGCCGACGCGGTGCTCTTTTTTCACGAGCTGATGGACGAGCTGGGCATCCCCGAGGCCAACATCATGGGCCATTCGATGGGCGGGATGCTCGCGGCGGAAGTAGCGGCGTTCGACGTGCATCGCGCCAAGAAGCTGGTGCTGGTCTGTCCGGCCGGTTTCTGGATCGACGAGACGCCGATCCCTGATTTCTTCGCTGCGCAACTCGATGAGATCGCGGGGCTGTTGTTCCACGATCCCAAATCGCCGGCCGCGCAGATGATGACCGCCATTCCGAGCGACTTCAAGGCGCTCGAAACGATGTACGTCGAGCGGGTCAAACGTCTCGCGACGGCGAGCAAGTTCCTGTGGCCGATTCCCGATCGCGGACTCAAGAAGCGCGCGTATCGGATCAAGGCCCCGACGCTCTTGCTCTGGGGCGACGACGACAAGCTGATCCCGGCGGTGTACGCGAAGGAATTTACGAGCCGCATCAAGAACAGCAGGGTCGAGATGATCAAAGACGCCGGCCATATGATCATGTACGAGCAGCAGGCGCCGTTCGTCGCGGCGGTGAAGAAATTCTTGAAGGGCTGA
- a CDS encoding cbb3-type cytochrome c oxidase subunit I has protein sequence MSSTAAVAAHGAHAEHHELGFMRTYVFSTDHKMIARQFLFMALIMMAIGGLMAMLMRWELAFPETAVPGFHWMPEPYMYDGAIPPNTYNSMFTMHATIMIFFVVMPILVGCFGNFLIPLMIGARDMAYPILNMLSFWIGAVAGVIMTASFFVPGGPAAAGWTSYAPLSAVPIYTGVDWGQDLWCISIIILGVSSLMGAINYITTIINMRTKGMTFFRLPLVIWSLFITAILLLLALPVLTTALALLLFDRLGGTHFFLPSGGGEPLLWQHLFWFFGHPEVYIMILPGMGIASDIIAVFSRKPIFGYRAMAYAMIAIAGLSWIVWGHHMFQSGMDPALGTSFMLTTMVIGVPSAIKTFNWLGTLYKGNIHYTAPMMNALAFVSMFVIGGLSGIWMACTPVDMYIHDTYFIVAHIHYVLFGGSLFAVFGAVEYWFPKMFGRMMNETMGKIHFWITFVAFNCTFFPMHILGMGGHMRRIYNPLQYDFLKPLQGMNIFISISAFVLGAAQFIFLANIIWSLLKGEKATENPWQANTLEWTTPIHPGHGNWPGPVPVVYRGPYEYSSPEVAEDYLPQSRLIEHATAAAD, from the coding sequence ATGAGCAGTACGGCAGCGGTTGCGGCGCATGGAGCGCACGCCGAGCATCATGAGCTCGGCTTCATGCGCACTTACGTGTTCTCGACCGATCACAAGATGATCGCAAGACAGTTCCTTTTCATGGCGTTGATCATGATGGCGATCGGCGGCCTGATGGCGATGCTGATGCGCTGGGAATTGGCTTTCCCTGAAACGGCAGTCCCCGGCTTCCACTGGATGCCCGAGCCGTACATGTACGACGGCGCGATTCCGCCGAATACCTACAACTCGATGTTCACGATGCATGCCACGATCATGATCTTCTTCGTGGTGATGCCGATTCTGGTCGGCTGCTTCGGCAATTTCCTGATCCCGCTGATGATCGGCGCGCGCGACATGGCATACCCGATTCTCAACATGCTGTCGTTCTGGATCGGCGCAGTCGCCGGCGTGATCATGACCGCATCGTTCTTCGTACCGGGCGGACCTGCCGCGGCAGGCTGGACCTCATATGCCCCCTTGAGTGCGGTGCCAATCTATACCGGGGTCGATTGGGGCCAGGACCTGTGGTGCATCAGCATCATCATCCTGGGCGTGTCGTCGCTGATGGGCGCGATCAATTACATCACGACGATCATCAACATGCGCACCAAGGGCATGACGTTCTTCCGGCTGCCGCTGGTTATCTGGTCACTGTTCATCACCGCGATTCTGCTGCTGCTGGCGCTGCCGGTGCTGACCACGGCGCTCGCGCTGTTGCTGTTCGATCGGCTGGGCGGCACGCATTTCTTCCTGCCGTCGGGCGGCGGCGAACCGCTGCTCTGGCAGCATCTGTTCTGGTTCTTCGGGCATCCCGAAGTGTACATCATGATTCTTCCCGGAATGGGGATCGCGTCGGACATCATCGCGGTGTTCTCGCGCAAGCCGATCTTCGGCTATCGCGCGATGGCGTACGCGATGATCGCGATCGCAGGGCTATCGTGGATCGTGTGGGGCCATCACATGTTCCAGTCGGGGATGGATCCTGCGCTCGGCACCAGCTTCATGCTGACGACGATGGTGATCGGGGTGCCGTCGGCGATCAAAACGTTCAACTGGCTTGGCACGCTCTACAAGGGAAACATCCACTACACTGCACCGATGATGAATGCGTTGGCGTTCGTCTCGATGTTCGTAATCGGCGGCCTGTCGGGAATCTGGATGGCCTGCACGCCGGTCGATATGTACATCCACGATACCTACTTCATCGTCGCGCATATCCACTACGTGCTGTTCGGTGGAAGCCTGTTCGCGGTTTTTGGCGCGGTCGAGTACTGGTTCCCGAAGATGTTCGGCCGCATGATGAACGAAACGATGGGCAAGATTCATTTCTGGATCACGTTCGTCGCGTTCAACTGCACGTTCTTCCCGATGCATATCCTCGGGATGGGCGGGCATATGCGGCGCATCTACAATCCGCTGCAGTATGATTTCCTGAAGCCATTGCAGGGCATGAACATCTTCATTTCGATCAGCGCCTTCGTGCTCGGCGCGGCGCAATTCATCTTCCTCGCCAATATCATCTGGAGCCTGCTGAAGGGCGAAAAAGCGACCGAGAATCCGTGGCAGGCCAACACTCTCGAGTGGACCACGCCGATTCATCCAGGACATGGCAACTGGCCGGGACCGGTGCCGGTCGTGTATCGCGGGCCATACGAATACAGCTCGCCTGAAGTCGCGGAGGATTACCTGCCGCAGTCGCGCCTGATCGAGCACGCAACGGCCGCGGCGGATTAG
- the coxB gene encoding cytochrome c oxidase subunit II → MLEYLWFPHDISTFGPRVDFLFLLIFWIVMIVWIAVMVTMVIFMIRYRTKPGRKAEYIEGNSRLELVWTTVTAAILVMLAFMSRSTWADIKEHAPPGDVFYAVNAKQFNWEMTYPGPDGKLGTKDDLTLENEMHVPVHKVVRLDLTSKDVIHSFFVPNMRLKQDAVPGRVIPVWFEATETGQYEIPCAELCGFGHSGMKGNLTVQSEEDFNKWLQDQYAQSK, encoded by the coding sequence ATGCTTGAGTATTTGTGGTTTCCGCACGACATCTCAACCTTCGGTCCCAGGGTCGATTTCTTGTTTCTGCTGATCTTCTGGATCGTGATGATCGTCTGGATCGCGGTCATGGTCACGATGGTGATCTTCATGATTCGCTATCGCACCAAGCCTGGACGGAAGGCCGAATATATCGAGGGCAATTCGCGGCTCGAGTTAGTCTGGACGACCGTCACCGCGGCCATTCTCGTCATGCTCGCGTTTATGAGCCGTTCGACTTGGGCCGACATCAAGGAGCATGCGCCGCCGGGCGACGTTTTCTATGCAGTCAATGCCAAGCAGTTCAACTGGGAAATGACCTATCCCGGGCCTGACGGAAAACTCGGCACCAAGGACGACCTCACGCTCGAAAATGAGATGCACGTGCCGGTCCATAAGGTCGTGCGGCTTGATCTCACCTCGAAGGACGTCATCCACAGCTTCTTCGTGCCCAACATGCGGCTCAAGCAGGATGCGGTGCCGGGCCGCGTGATTCCGGTGTGGTTCGAGGCGACGGAGACCGGGCAATACGAAATTCCATGCGCGGAACTATGCGGCTTCGGGCATTCGGGCATGAAGGGCAATCTGACCGTCCAGTCGGAAGAAGATTTCAACAAGTGGCTCCAGGACCAATACGCACAGAGCAAGTAG
- a CDS encoding cytochrome C oxidase subunit IV family protein yields MTTQAAVSSNLVHTEDHETNYIAVFIYLSILTGIELVVYAMSLPQVLRVGLLIALAWAKAVIVAMYFMHLAMERRGLWIIAITPVVLLVFLCFMLLPDLTTRMWTRFDHKIKAPVSGEAVAPPAEQLPPGANGS; encoded by the coding sequence ATGACGACGCAAGCTGCAGTTTCATCCAACCTGGTTCACACCGAGGACCATGAGACCAATTACATCGCGGTCTTTATCTACCTCTCGATTCTTACCGGGATCGAGCTGGTAGTGTATGCGATGAGCCTGCCGCAGGTACTGCGGGTCGGCCTGTTGATCGCGCTCGCGTGGGCGAAGGCCGTCATCGTCGCGATGTATTTTATGCATCTCGCGATGGAGCGGCGCGGGCTGTGGATCATCGCAATAACCCCGGTAGTGCTGCTCGTCTTTCTCTGCTTCATGCTGCTGCCCGATCTGACGACGCGCATGTGGACGCGCTTCGATCACAAGATTAAAGCGCCGGTCAGCGGAGAGGCCGTCGCGCCGCCTGCCGAGCAGCTTCCTCCCGGCGCCAACGGCTCGTAG
- a CDS encoding cytochrome c oxidase subunit 3 yields MAPGAKSSSSKVRPFVAPVRRAASTDSSSGDRTERPFISNGMLAILMVIASEMMLFSGLIGSFLIFRLQSAFWPPPALPRLPIGVTWVNTFILMTSAVTMFLAVRMVHQNRQRMMRRYLAATLILGATFLAVQGSEWVRLVAHGLKLSSGSYGATFYLLIGCHGAHVTAGMIWLACVVLAAISGRYNARNAGGVELCAVYWYFVCAIWPVLFVLVYLM; encoded by the coding sequence ATGGCTCCTGGCGCGAAATCTTCGAGTTCGAAAGTCCGGCCCTTCGTCGCACCGGTGCGCCGCGCCGCGTCGACCGACTCTAGCTCCGGCGATCGCACCGAGCGCCCGTTTATCAGCAACGGGATGCTCGCGATCCTGATGGTGATCGCGTCGGAGATGATGCTGTTCAGCGGGCTCATCGGTTCGTTCCTGATTTTCAGATTACAGTCCGCGTTCTGGCCGCCACCAGCGCTACCGCGCCTGCCGATAGGCGTCACGTGGGTGAACACCTTTATTCTGATGACGAGCGCCGTCACGATGTTCCTTGCGGTGCGGATGGTTCATCAGAATCGCCAGCGCATGATGCGCCGGTACCTCGCCGCCACGTTGATTCTCGGTGCGACATTCCTCGCGGTGCAGGGCAGTGAATGGGTGCGGCTGGTTGCGCACGGCCTGAAACTCTCGAGTGGCTCTTACGGCGCGACCTTCTACTTGCTGATCGGATGCCACGGCGCTCATGTGACGGCTGGCATGATCTGGCTCGCGTGCGTGGTGCTGGCGGCAATTTCCGGGCGCTACAATGCGCGCAACGCCGGCGGCGTCGAGTTGTGCGCGGTTTATTGGTACTTCGTGTGCGCGATCTGGCCGGTTCTATTTGTGCTCGTATATTTGATGTAG
- a CDS encoding glutathione S-transferase family protein: MKIYDFTQAPNPRRVRIFLAEKGITVPLEQVNLATADNRKPEFLKINPMGGLPVLELDDGTHIAESVAICRYFEEIKPEPRLLGVDAKDKAMVEMWNRRMELEVLSMTAGAFRNTSDFFKGRIPQVKEYGEVCRNAALKRLEWLDTELANRQFIAGDRYTIADITAMVGIDFGRTTGIKIAENQKNLARWHQAVSSRPSAKA; the protein is encoded by the coding sequence ATGAAAATTTACGATTTCACCCAGGCTCCCAATCCACGCCGCGTGCGAATTTTCCTCGCGGAAAAAGGCATCACCGTTCCCCTCGAACAGGTCAATCTCGCGACCGCCGACAATCGCAAGCCCGAGTTCCTCAAGATAAATCCGATGGGCGGACTGCCGGTGCTCGAACTCGACGACGGCACCCATATCGCCGAGTCAGTCGCAATCTGCCGCTACTTCGAGGAGATCAAGCCAGAGCCGCGGCTGCTCGGCGTCGATGCGAAGGACAAGGCGATGGTCGAGATGTGGAATCGCCGGATGGAACTCGAGGTGCTCAGCATGACCGCAGGTGCGTTCCGCAATACCAGCGATTTTTTCAAGGGCCGCATCCCGCAGGTCAAGGAGTATGGCGAGGTTTGCCGCAACGCCGCGCTGAAGCGGCTTGAATGGCTCGACACGGAACTGGCAAATCGGCAGTTCATCGCGGGCGATCGCTATACGATCGCCGACATCACCGCGATGGTCGGGATCGATTTCGGCCGCACGACCGGAATCAAGATCGCGGAGAACCAGAAGAATCTCGCGCGATGGCATCAGGCGGTATCGAGTCGCCCGAGCGCCAAAGCATAG
- a CDS encoding DUF420 domain-containing protein, producing MPINSYHALAPLNAILNGCATTLLLAGYVFIRQKRVAAHRACMISAMIFSTAFLASYLLYHYEVGNVRFSGVGWIRAVYFAILIPHVILAGVIVPLAITTVYFALRSRFQSHRRIARWTWPLWMYVSVTGVVIYFMLYRIYTPIYSPAAPAVAEAAAR from the coding sequence GTGCCGATTAATTCGTATCACGCGCTCGCTCCGCTGAACGCCATCCTCAACGGATGCGCGACGACGTTGCTGCTCGCGGGCTACGTGTTCATCCGGCAAAAGCGCGTCGCGGCGCATCGCGCCTGCATGATCAGCGCGATGATCTTCTCAACCGCGTTTCTCGCGTCATATCTGCTTTATCATTACGAAGTCGGCAACGTCCGCTTCAGCGGCGTGGGATGGATTCGCGCGGTGTACTTCGCGATTCTCATCCCGCACGTGATTCTCGCCGGTGTAATCGTCCCGCTTGCAATCACGACGGTGTACTTCGCGCTGCGTAGCCGCTTCCAGAGTCATCGCCGAATCGCGCGATGGACCTGGCCGCTCTGGATGTACGTCTCGGTGACCGGCGTCGTGATTTATTTCATGCTCTATCGAATCTATACGCCGATCTATTCGCCGGCTGCGCCTGCGGTCGCGGAAGCCGCCGCTCGATAA
- a CDS encoding phenylacetate--CoA ligase family protein — translation MPSRKIKRAQKSIPRATKLSARERWLAVLAKFTLNMEAPASKRYWAPDFECASHDRIGDIQNEKLAAMIPYLYEHSPFYRAKFKAARLRPKDIASADDLAKFPVTTKDEMARDVTAHRPWGTYTPIDDRRWRGHGWMVFSTSGTTATPRSFRYTSFDRELWARTSARALYAMGVRAGDSALTCTNYNPHVFFWSLHHALNLMNVTVIPGGVPTERRIQMIDLYRPTLLVATPSYSLHLANSMRQAGFDPVASSIAKVICGGEPASGVSSTRARIEQAWNAELHDVYGCTEAIPAGWAFTCREGLARDPVSTHVQEDLQIWELVDPDTFEPVAPGGRGLTVVTNLNSEGSPQLRFLVGDFATFDYGKCVCGRTFARAIGGFNGRADDMLNIRGLKLFPSVVEEIVRGFDHFGNEFQIVLETEGVMDSFTIVVELRDAADESLQARLSAELEAAVIRQCELRPRVSVVAPGTLPPTEFKARRVIDRRRAL, via the coding sequence ATGCCGAGCCGAAAGATCAAGCGAGCGCAGAAATCGATTCCGCGCGCGACGAAACTCTCCGCGCGCGAGCGATGGCTCGCGGTCCTCGCCAAATTTACGCTCAACATGGAAGCGCCCGCGAGCAAGCGTTACTGGGCGCCCGATTTCGAATGCGCGTCGCACGACCGCATCGGCGACATTCAGAATGAAAAGCTCGCCGCGATGATTCCCTATCTCTACGAGCACAGTCCCTTCTATCGCGCGAAATTCAAGGCCGCGCGCCTCCGACCCAAGGACATCGCAAGTGCCGACGACCTCGCCAAATTTCCCGTCACTACCAAAGACGAGATGGCGCGTGACGTCACCGCGCATCGCCCGTGGGGCACTTACACGCCGATCGACGATCGCCGCTGGCGCGGTCACGGATGGATGGTGTTCTCGACTTCGGGCACCACCGCGACACCGCGATCGTTTCGCTACACCAGTTTCGATCGCGAGCTGTGGGCCAGGACCAGCGCCCGCGCGCTCTATGCGATGGGCGTGCGGGCCGGCGACAGCGCGCTCACCTGCACCAACTACAATCCGCACGTATTCTTCTGGTCGCTGCATCACGCGCTCAATCTGATGAATGTCACCGTGATTCCCGGCGGCGTACCAACCGAACGCCGAATCCAGATGATCGATCTGTACCGCCCTACCCTGCTGGTCGCGACGCCGTCGTATTCGTTGCATCTGGCAAACTCGATGCGGCAAGCGGGATTCGATCCGGTCGCCAGCTCGATCGCAAAAGTGATTTGCGGCGGCGAGCCGGCCTCGGGAGTTTCCTCGACGCGCGCTCGGATCGAGCAGGCCTGGAACGCCGAACTCCACGACGTTTATGGATGCACGGAAGCGATTCCGGCGGGATGGGCTTTCACCTGCCGCGAAGGTCTCGCGCGCGACCCCGTCTCGACGCACGTGCAGGAGGATTTACAAATCTGGGAACTGGTCGACCCCGATACTTTCGAGCCGGTGGCGCCCGGCGGACGCGGTCTGACCGTCGTAACCAATCTCAACTCCGAAGGCTCGCCCCAACTTCGTTTCCTGGTGGGCGATTTCGCGACGTTCGATTATGGCAAATGCGTCTGCGGCCGCACGTTCGCGCGCGCGATCGGCGGCTTCAACGGACGCGCCGACGACATGCTGAATATCCGCGGCCTCAAACTGTTTCCGAGCGTGGTCGAGGAGATCGTCCGCGGCTTCGATCACTTCGGCAACGAATTTCAGATCGTGCTTGAGACTGAAGGCGTGATGGACAGTTTCACGATCGTGGTCGAGTTGCGCGACGCGGCGGATGAATCGCTGCAAGCGCGCTTGTCGGCCGAACTCGAGGCGGCCGTGATCCGCCAGTGCGAACTGCGCCCGCGAGTCAGCGTCGTGGCGCCGGGCACCCTGCCGCCGACCGAATTCAAGGCGCGCCGCGTGATCGATCGGCGGCGCGCGCTCTGA
- a CDS encoding glutathione binding-like protein — protein sequence MEGKNRTPEFLAKNPAGGLPVLELDDGSHLAESVAICRYFEGLHPEPNLMGKDLREQAEIEMWNRRMELNLFGPVTRAFQHTNPLFKGRLQQFAEFGANQLEAATQQLKWLDAQIGSKPFIAGNRYTIADITALVAIDFGTQMAGLKVDPALKNLNRWHQSVSSRPSAKA from the coding sequence CTGGAGGGAAAAAATCGCACGCCCGAATTTCTCGCCAAGAACCCCGCCGGCGGTCTGCCGGTGCTCGAACTCGACGACGGCTCGCACCTCGCGGAGTCGGTCGCGATTTGCCGCTACTTCGAGGGGCTGCATCCCGAGCCGAATCTGATGGGCAAGGATCTGCGCGAACAGGCCGAGATTGAAATGTGGAATCGCCGGATGGAGTTGAACCTGTTCGGCCCCGTCACGCGCGCATTCCAGCATACGAATCCGCTGTTCAAGGGCCGGCTGCAGCAGTTTGCGGAATTCGGAGCGAATCAACTCGAAGCGGCCACGCAGCAACTGAAATGGCTGGACGCGCAAATCGGCAGCAAACCGTTCATCGCGGGCAACCGCTACACGATTGCGGATATCACCGCGCTGGTCGCGATCGATTTTGGCACGCAGATGGCCGGCCTTAAGGTCGATCCCGCGCTCAAGAATCTCAACCGATGGCATCAGTCGGTCTCGAGCCGTCCGAGCGCCAAAGCTTAA
- a CDS encoding heme-copper oxidase subunit III, with amino-acid sequence MSEVAAIETHGRETLQIDQFEPSLTPDNSGKLGMWIFLAADAMTFGAAIAAYGALRIGNPNWPSPAEYLGITTTAVMTFILICSSVTMVEALSGIQHGNMSKFKNFMALTVLGGVIFLGMQAFEWHHLLGEKGMSIKRDLFDATFFILTGFHGCHVFGGVVYNSVLLIRGATGKLTPAKSGLVEIAGLYWHFVDLVWILIFTFIYLI; translated from the coding sequence ATGAGCGAGGTTGCTGCAATAGAAACCCACGGCCGCGAAACCCTTCAGATCGACCAGTTTGAGCCGTCCCTTACCCCCGATAATTCCGGCAAGCTCGGAATGTGGATCTTTTTGGCCGCCGACGCGATGACCTTCGGCGCCGCGATCGCCGCCTACGGCGCGCTGCGGATCGGCAATCCGAACTGGCCTTCGCCCGCCGAGTACTTGGGCATAACGACCACTGCTGTCATGACGTTCATCCTTATTTGCTCGAGCGTCACGATGGTCGAGGCGCTGTCAGGCATCCAGCACGGCAACATGTCGAAGTTCAAGAATTTCATGGCGCTGACGGTGCTGGGCGGCGTGATCTTCCTCGGCATGCAGGCCTTCGAGTGGCATCACCTGCTCGGCGAGAAAGGGATGTCGATCAAGCGCGACTTGTTCGATGCGACCTTCTTCATCCTGACCGGTTTCCACGGCTGCCACGTGTTCGGCGGGGTAGTGTACAACAGCGTGCTCCTTATTCGCGGAGCCACCGGCAAGCTCACGCCAGCCAAATCGGGCTTGGTCGAAATCGCAGGACTCTACTGGCACTTCGTCGATTTAGTCTGGATCCTGATTTTCACGTTCATCTATCTGATTTGA
- a CDS encoding heme A synthase, whose amino-acid sequence MDNYSVANQKGRALHRFAVLTACATFFLIFVGGLVTSTGSALAVPDWPLAFGKLIPAWEGGIRFEFGHRVAAGAVVILTLILMTWAWRAEPRAWVRKLIFTAFGLIIVQAILGGITVLLELPLAIAVTHAATAQALFCLMVSIAIFTNPAWETTPHVSDGSARIPTPTLAAITTAVIYLQILIGALMRHMSAGLVIPDFPLSFGQIVPPIFDEYIAVNFAHRCGAIIVTAMIVWTVARVLRSHRDIGALRRPALGLFLLLVMQVCLGAITIWSNRSVLPTTSHVAIGAGVLATSLALTLRADKIFGLQERAAVESPARRLASRRATA is encoded by the coding sequence ATGGACAATTACTCAGTAGCTAATCAGAAGGGGCGCGCGCTGCATCGATTCGCGGTGTTGACGGCATGCGCCACGTTTTTTCTGATTTTTGTCGGCGGCCTGGTCACCTCGACCGGCTCCGCCCTCGCCGTTCCCGATTGGCCGCTCGCGTTCGGCAAGCTGATTCCCGCGTGGGAAGGCGGCATCCGCTTCGAGTTCGGTCATCGCGTCGCGGCCGGCGCCGTGGTGATCCTTACATTGATCCTGATGACATGGGCGTGGCGCGCGGAGCCGCGCGCCTGGGTGCGGAAGCTGATCTTCACGGCCTTCGGATTGATCATCGTGCAGGCGATTCTCGGCGGAATCACGGTGCTGCTCGAATTGCCGCTCGCAATCGCAGTGACGCACGCCGCAACCGCGCAAGCGCTCTTCTGCCTGATGGTATCGATCGCAATTTTCACCAATCCGGCGTGGGAGACGACGCCGCATGTGAGCGACGGATCCGCGCGCATCCCGACGCCGACGCTGGCGGCGATTACGACTGCCGTCATCTATTTGCAGATTCTGATCGGCGCATTGATGCGGCATATGAGCGCGGGCCTGGTGATCCCGGATTTTCCGCTTTCCTTCGGTCAAATCGTGCCGCCTATCTTCGATGAGTACATCGCGGTGAATTTTGCGCATCGATGCGGCGCGATCATTGTCACTGCGATGATCGTCTGGACTGTCGCGCGCGTGCTTCGGTCGCATCGCGATATCGGCGCGCTAAGGCGTCCCGCGCTTGGCCTGTTTCTTTTGCTGGTGATGCAGGTGTGTCTCGGCGCGATCACCATCTGGAGCAATCGCTCGGTGCTGCCGACCACCAGCCATGTCGCGATTGGCGCAGGCGTGCTGGCGACCAGCCTCGCGTTGACGCTGCGCGCTGACAAAATCTTCGGACTGCAGGAACGCGCCGCCGTCGAGTCTCCCGCGCGGCGACTCGCCAGTCGTCGAGCGACCGCATGA